ACCTAGGAACTACTTTAAGAGGGAAGATAGGGTCATATTTTATTTTCGAAAGTCCATCTCTAGCCAAGCATGAGAATTTCTAGAAATCCCCAGCTCACTGGAGCTGATTCATATATCTTTCTAAATTTGACCCCTCTTGTCTCCCATTCTCAGCTTTAGGGAAAGTGTTCCTCTTAGGCCAAGTCCTTGTTTGCCTCGTTAACCTTCAGAAGCCACTGCTTTCAGAGTCCCATTCTTGGGAAAAGCCCACGTGTTGCTCTGTAAGCCTGGTCAGGCGTGACTTGCTCCTCCGTGGCCTGGAGGCTGCACTAACCTATTAAGCCCAGCACTAAATCTGGAGCCTCTCCaggctcttcctccctctcctcgtCCCCACCCTCGGCCAGTTGCAGGACTGCGCACTGCAGGCCGCTCCAGGCCCAGGGCAATGCGCAGCCAATGTCCTCCCAGCGGTCCAGGTCGAGGTCATAGCCCACCACGTTGCGGGTAGGCACCTGGCGTGAGGCCCGCCACTTAAGGCCGCCCAGCAGCAGTACGGTCTCCTCCACCACCGCCAGCCCGTAGCAGAAGCGGTCGTAGGGTAGCGGCCGCAGCCGAGTCCACTGGTCGGTGCCGGGATCGTAGCGCTCGATCTCGGAGAACGGCTCGTAGCGCCCCAGAAAGGCGAACACCGCGCCGCGCAGTGCCGCCATGTGGTGCCCGAAGCGGGCCGTGCCCATGGGCGCCCTCTTGCTCCACGCCTGCTCCCCGGGGCCCAGGGCGAACACGTCCCGGAGGCTGCTCGCGCCGCCCTCGCCTCTCCCCGCCTTGCCCCCCGAGATGTACACGACGCCGCGATCCCCGACGGCTCCCGCGTGGCCGTGCAGCGCCCGCGGCAGCGCCCCGGCTGCCGTCCAGCGGTCCCGGCGCAGGTCGTACATCTCCACCGAAGCCAGCGCTTCGCCGCCCGCACCCAGGCCCCCGACAGCCAAGAGCCCCTCGCCCACGGCGCCGCACCAGAAATGGGCCCGCGCTTCCCGCATAGCCGGCACCGCTGTCCAAGCGTGGAAGCGCGGGTCGTAACGGTGCACTTGTGCTGTGACAGCCGGCGGGCTGTCGGTTAGTGGGGAGGAGGCTTCGCCCGACGGGCTCTCCCCGCCCAGGACGAACAGGAAGTTGCCTGCGACGCACACGCTGTGCCCCAGTAGCGGAACGGGCAGTCGTGTGAGGCTGCGCCAGCGGTGGTTGTACACGTCAAATGCTACCACGTCCTGGGTGagctcccactcctcctcctcctcctcctcctcctcctccatctgctcctcttcctcctcttcctcggGCGCCGCCGCAGCGCCCCTGCCCCTGACTGCCTCCCGGGGGACCACGACCTCCTCGGTCACCGCCTCCCGCCCCCTGCGCCCCCCAACCAACAAGATACGGGTTTGGGGGCTCCGGACGCTGGTCTGCTCGCCCTGCATGAGCGGCTGGCGGGAGGGCGCCGTGTGGTAGTTGAGGGCCTGAATGATAAGGCCTTTGACACGGGTGGGCAGCGTGAGGCCGGAGCCCGAGTACACCCGCCGAAGCACGTCGGTGGGCACCAGGCCGAAGCGGACGCGCTCGAGCAGCGCGGCGCAGTGGGTCAGGCGTTCGGCCTCGGGCTCCTGCCGCAACCAGGCTAGCGCCAGGCCCAGCAGTCGGGCCTCAGGCACCCGCGCCACGTCGGGGGCACCCAGCACGGCCCTGAGAGACGCGGGATTGAGCTCCAGCAGCCCTGCAGGGCCCGCGCCGCGCGCCAGCAGCTCCCTCAGGTGGCGCACGATGCAGCGTTCCGCCGCGTCCAACGTGTGCGCCAGGCCGTAGCGCGCCGCCATATTGGCGGCAAAGCAGCAGTTCTCCGGGGCCAGCTGGCGCTCCAGGTAGCGGCCGCACAGCCCTAGGGCCTCAGTGACCTGCAGGTAGCTGGCGGCCTCCAGCGTGTCCTCCACGGTGTCCATGGAGAGCGGCAGCCAGGCGGTGTAGATGAAGTCTAGCAAGCGCTGCAGGCCGGCCGCCGAGGGCACATGCAGGTGGATCACGCGCGCCCGGGACTCCCTGGTGTGGCTCTTGAACAAGGCCCTAAAGTAGTCGCTGGAACACGCGAGGAGCGACCTGTGCGCCGGAAACTCGCTGCCCTCGGCCTCCAGGGTCA
This Camelus bactrianus isolate YW-2024 breed Bactrian camel chromosome X, ASM4877302v1, whole genome shotgun sequence DNA region includes the following protein-coding sequences:
- the KLHL34 gene encoding kelch-like protein 34 — translated: MSYFLSYCKAHGGALLTGYQALRAEGFLCDVTLEAEGSEFPAHRSLLACSSDYFRALFKSHTRESRARVIHLHVPSAAGLQRLLDFIYTAWLPLSMDTVEDTLEAASYLQVTEALGLCGRYLERQLAPENCCFAANMAARYGLAHTLDAAERCIVRHLRELLARGAGPAGLLELNPASLRAVLGAPDVARVPEARLLGLALAWLRQEPEAERLTHCAALLERVRFGLVPTDVLRRVYSGSGLTLPTRVKGLIIQALNYHTAPSRQPLMQGEQTSVRSPQTRILLVGGRRGREAVTEEVVVPREAVRGRGAAAAPEEEEEEEQMEEEEEEEEEEWELTQDVVAFDVYNHRWRSLTRLPVPLLGHSVCVAGNFLFVLGGESPSGEASSPLTDSPPAVTAQVHRYDPRFHAWTAVPAMREARAHFWCGAVGEGLLAVGGLGAGGEALASVEMYDLRRDRWTAAGALPRALHGHAGAVGDRGVVYISGGKAGRGEGGASSLRDVFALGPGEQAWSKRAPMGTARFGHHMAALRGAVFAFLGRYEPFSEIERYDPGTDQWTRLRPLPYDRFCYGLAVVEETVLLLGGLKWRASRQVPTRNVVGYDLDLDRWEDIGCALPWAWSGLQCAVLQLAEGGDEEREEEPGEAPDLVLGLIG